The Capra hircus breed San Clemente chromosome 25, ASM170441v1, whole genome shotgun sequence genome has a window encoding:
- the LOC102183754 gene encoding uroplakin-3b gives MIKGYKGGCGLVKGGQDHWALRELELPPSSPGWGWKARGRLLVRGVQESLACGPPPQGWGSGWDPNSDTGRWGDLAGTRGPGASLSPGLPLPSPLPGVGWAGRRSGVLLCFQVFPALGQRGSLTNQLLQAHGVWGGAPPKAARLAPACGCGSRPVGALQAVMGLPSRQPCPWLLLLVVLGWPQPCLSLELIPYTPRITAWDLEGKVTATTFSLEQPRCVLDGHSSAADTVWLVVAFNNASRVFQNPQTLAEIPASPRLLTDGHYMTLPLTMDQLPCEDPAGGSGRAPVLRVGNDAGCLADLHQPRYCNAPLPGPGPYRVKFLLMNSRGSPQAETRWSDPIALHQGKSPGSIDTWPGRRSGDMIVITSILSSLGGLLLLAFLAASSVRFSSLWWPEEAPEQLRIGSFMGKRYMTHHIPPSEAATLPVGCEPGLERFPSLSP, from the exons ATGATCAAAGGATATAAGGGAGGATGTGGCCTTGTGAAGGGAGGGCAGGACCACTGGGCCCTGAGGGAGCTAGAGctgcccccttcctcccctgGGTGGGGATGGAAGGCCAGAGGGAGGCTCCTGGTACGTGGGGTGCAGGAATCTCTGGCATGTGGCCCTCCTCCCCAAGGCTGGGGGTCTGGGTGGGACCCAAACTCAGACACAGGCCGCTGGGGTGACCTGGCCGGCACCCGGGGACCAGGGGCCTCTCTCAGCCCTGGcctgcccctgcccagccccctccccggggtgggctgggctgggaggcgGAGTGGGGTGCTTTTATGTTTTCAGGTCTTTCCAGCCCTTGGCCAGCGGGGCAGCTTGACTAACCAGCTCCTCCAGGCCCACGGTGTGTGGGGAGGGGCGCCGCCCAAGGCAGCCAGACTGGCCCCAGCCTGTGGGTGTGGAAGCAGGCCGGTGGGTGCGCTGCAGGCTGTCATGGGGCTCCCCTCCAGGCAGCCTTGCCCCTGGCTGCTGCTCTTGGTGGTGCTGGGctggccccagccctgcctcagCCTGG AGCTCATCCCCTACACGCCGCGGATAACCGCCTGGGACCTGGAAGGAAAGGTCACGGCCACCACGTTCTCCTTGGAGCAGCCGCGCTGTGTCCTGGATGGGCACTCCAGCGCTGCCGACACTGTCTGGCTGGTGGTGGCCTTCAACAACG CCTCTAGGGTCTTTCAGAACCCCCAGACACTGGCTGAGATCCCAGCCTCCCCAAGGCTGCTGACCGATGGCCACTACATGACGCTGCCCCTGACCATGGACCAGCTGCCCTGTGAGGACCCGGCGGGTGGCAGCGGGCGCGCCCCCGTGCTTAGGGTGGGCAATGACGCCGGCTGCCTTGCTGACCTCCATCAACCTCGCTACTGCAATGCCCCCCTCCCGGGCCCGGGGCCTTACAG GGTGAAGTTCCTGCTGATGAACTCCAGGGGCTCACCCCAGGCCGAGACGAGGTGGTCCGACCCCATCGCTCTCCACCAAG ggaagtccccaggctcCATTGACACGTGGCCCGGGCGGCGGAGTGGAGACATGATCGTCATCACCTCCATCCTGTCTTCCCTGGGCGGCCTCCTGCTCCTGGCCTTCCTGGCAGCCTCCAGCGTGCGCTT CTCCAGCCTGTGGTGGCCGGAGGAGGCCCCAGAGCAGCTGCGGATCGGCTCCTTCATGGGAAAGCGCTACATGACCCACCACATCCCGCCCAGTGAGGCGGCCACCCTGCCGGTGGGCTGCGAGCCTGGCCTGGAACGCTTCCCCAGCCTCAGCCCCTAG